A window of the Eleutherodactylus coqui strain aEleCoq1 chromosome 8, aEleCoq1.hap1, whole genome shotgun sequence genome harbors these coding sequences:
- the LOC136577592 gene encoding C3a anaphylatoxin chemotactic receptor-like, whose product MNYAQHMDREYQKELCYLYWDIFNIQELIALSPSTTHPTAIQYSSFVLCIITCIIGFTSNITVIFVTGFLMRKNKSQIWFLNLALADFTFLLFLPLYAVSVITAGWPYGSSMCKLYFFFSFLNMYAGIYILTALNIDRALSVAKPIWHRNFFSRKFSYGICSLIWVLSVLCSIPAMIYSEVHYINGPQCLLFPNDLSGIVYYNNDQNSNESQSWRSLPRNLCDEPFENSEMFQEWMEIFSTTTGLVVSLAVIGCVIPLCVILFSNIIIVLHVKNSQKTSSSKLYRVVTAAVLAFFSTRTPLVLAQIIYLVAVYTLRFTLMYKVIASLPLLSSIAAINTFLNPVVYVLVGKQVRNEISQVFGKLQMQHTPFPCT is encoded by the coding sequence ATGAACTATGCACAACACATGGACCGTGAATATCAGAAGGAACTATGCTATCTGTACTGGGACATATTCAACATCCAAGAACTAATTGCCTTATCTCCTAGCACGACCCACCCAACTGCCATCCAGTACTCCAGCTTCGTGCTGTGCATAATCACTTGTATCATCGGATTTACCAGCAACATTACTGTCATCTTCGTCACTGGATTCCTAATGAGGAAGAACAAATCTCAAATCTGGTTCCTGAACTTGGCTctagcagatttcacctttctGCTCTTTCTACCACTTTATGCTGTGTCTGTAATAACAGCAGGATGGCCCTATGGATCCAGTATGTGCAAATTATACTTCTTCTTTAGCTTTCTTAATATGTATGCCGGTATTTACATCCTGACAGCGCTAAATATTGATCGTGCCTTGTCTGTAGCTAAACCAATATGGCACCGGAACTTCTTTTCCCGGAAATTTAGTTATGGTATATGTTCACTCATTTGGGTGTTATCGGTCCTATGTAGCATTCCAGCCATGATCTACAGTGAAGTACATTATATCAATGGACCTCAATGTCTTCTTTTTCCTAATGATCTTTCTGGTATTGTGTATTACAATAATGACCAAAATTCAAATGAAAGTCAATCATGGAGGAGTTTGCCACGCAACTTGTGTGATGAACCCTTTGAAAATTCGGAAATGTTCCAAGAGTGGATGGAAATTTTTTCTACAACAACTGGCCTGGTAGTTTCACTTGCAGTGATTGGATGTGTTATCCCGCTATGTGTTATCCTGTTCTCCAATATCATCATTGTTCTTCATGTGAAGAATTCCCAGAAGACGTCATCATCTAAACTGTACAGAGTGGTGACTGCAGCGGTTCTGGCTTTCTTTAGTACCAGGACTCCATTAGTTTTAGCACAGATTATTTacttggtggctgtatatactcTGCGGTTCACTCTGATGTATAAAGTCATTGCATCTTTGCCGCTGTTATCTAGCATAGCCGCTATTAACACTTTCCTGAATCCTGTGGTGTATGTGCTAGTGGGAAAGCAAGTAAGAAACGAAATTTCTCAAGTTTTTGGGAAGCTACAGATGCAGCATACCCCATTTCCCTGTACATAA